In Manduca sexta isolate Smith_Timp_Sample1 chromosome 23, JHU_Msex_v1.0, whole genome shotgun sequence, one DNA window encodes the following:
- the LOC115453264 gene encoding stress response protein NST1, protein MPLLPKEDESSSIRTRSQRHQEMDRGRFEDSPAQAMLEQTTRQHPAGPSGVSTASTPTDLMAIMAMLQEQARRQEEQARRQEEQMARLQEEQARRQEEQMARLQEEQARRQEEQMARLQEEQARRQEDQARRQEEQIARLLEEQTARQEEQIVLIKELRTTIGQELKVVKDQVDRHEQRISDAEARIADVEKKIETRGSGPVLLTPSSRGFKVPPFDGTSSWSAYKMQFEAVMQANGWSKDQAKTALTLGLREQALTILEALSKDVTYDQLVEALESRYGDSHLEHVFRAQLKDRVQRSSENIQQWALEVEKLVRKAYQSSPGLVNGILVQAFVDGIRDLEVRAAVRLGHHETLKDALAHALEVEAVRQDHRAHRIREVTAAPVRRRPQGYSPRCFNCGEMGHLRMNCTKRRIERGGRTVEERLIKLRKC, encoded by the coding sequence ATGCCGCTATTACCGAAAGAAGACGAAAGTTCTAGCATCCGCACCCGTAGTCAACGCCACCAAGAGATGGACCGGGGGCGTTTCGAAGATTCCCCGGCGCAAGCGATGCTTGAACAGACGACGAGACAACATCCTGCTGGCCCATCTGGAGTTTCCACAGCATCGACACCTACGGACCTCATGGCAATTATGGCGATGCTACAAGAGCAGGCTCGCCGTCAGGAAGAGCAGGCTCGGCGTCAGGAGGAGCAAATGGCTCGCCTTCAGGAAGAGCAGGCTCGGCGTCAGGAGGAGCAAATGGCTCGCCTTCAGGAAGAGCAGGCTCGGCGTCAGGAGGAGCAAATGGCTCGCCTTCAGGAAGAGCAGGCTCGGCGTCAGGAGGACCAAGCTAGGCGTCAGGAGGAGCAGATAGCTCGACTTTTAGAAGAACAGACTGCTCGTCAAGAAGAGCAGATAGTTCTGATTAAAGAGTTGAGAACTACGATCGGCCAGGAACTCAAAGTGGTGAAGGACCAAGTTGATCGGCACGAGCAGCGTATTTCAGACGCTGAAGCTCGGATCGCCGATGTTGAGAAGAAGATAGAAACACGCGGAAGTGGGCCCGTACTGCTGACACCTTCATCCCGAGGATTTAAGGTACCTCCATTTGACGGAACATCTTCGTGGTCAGCATACAAAATGCAATTTGAAGCCGTCATGCAGGCGAATGGATGGAGCAAGGATCAGGCTAAGACTGCACTCACCCTGGGTTTACGTGAACAGGCGCTTACCATCCTAGAGGCTCTTAGTAAAGATGTGACCTACGATCAATTAGTTGAAGCGTTGGAATCGAGATATGGTGATTCTCATCTGGAGCATGTGTTTCGTGCTCAATTAAAGGATCGAGTCCAACGCAGTTCTGAAAACATACAGCAGTGGGCCCTGGAAGTTGAGAAGCTGGTACGAAAAGCATACCAGTCTTCACCTGGACTTGTAAATGGAATTCTGGTGCAGGCTTTCGTCGATGGAATCCGAGATCTAGAAGTGAGGGCTGCTGTGCGACTTGGACATCACGAGACGCTAAAGGATGCGTTGGCCCATGCGTTAGAAGTGGAGGCTGTACGACAAGATCATCGTGCACATCGCATTAGAGAGGTTACGGCGGCGCCTGTACGCCGGCGTCCGCAGGGGTACAGCCCTCGGTGCTTCAACTGTGGGGAAATGGGCCACCTCCGCATGAATTGTACTAAGCGACGGATTGAAAGGGGTGGAAGAACTGTTGAGGAGAGATTAATCAAGCTAAGAAAATGTTAG